In a single window of the Bacteroidota bacterium genome:
- a CDS encoding NUDIX domain-containing protein yields MRAIIPNLSVDCVVFGFDYKRLNVLLTKRELKDPETGQILFTDYTVQGHHMLEKENIDEAAIRVLKDKTGLNNIYLEQFYAFGETDRMLKERDQLWTKKAYPMVSDHVISIGYYSLVDSSKVNPDTQHQETQWFPVDELPELGFDHEKIIQKALSCLRIKLSREPIGFELLPEKFTLTQMQTLYEVVLGTKFDRRNFRKKVTQMKYVIPLDEKQKGGTHKSAQVFIFSRDVYERTKKEKLGFTI; encoded by the coding sequence ATGAGAGCTATTATTCCTAACTTATCGGTGGATTGCGTGGTATTTGGGTTCGATTACAAGAGACTGAATGTATTATTAACAAAGCGTGAATTGAAAGATCCGGAAACTGGCCAAATCCTATTTACTGATTATACAGTCCAGGGACACCATATGCTTGAAAAAGAGAATATCGATGAGGCTGCCATCAGAGTGCTTAAAGATAAAACCGGACTTAATAACATATACCTGGAACAATTTTATGCATTTGGAGAAACCGATCGGATGCTCAAAGAACGAGACCAGTTATGGACGAAAAAAGCTTATCCCATGGTCTCGGATCATGTGATTTCAATTGGCTATTACTCTCTGGTTGATAGCTCAAAGGTGAATCCTGACACGCAGCATCAGGAAACCCAATGGTTTCCTGTAGACGAACTGCCTGAGTTGGGATTTGATCATGAGAAGATCATTCAAAAAGCTTTAAGTTGTCTTCGCATCAAACTAAGCAGGGAACCGATAGGTTTCGAACTGTTGCCGGAGAAATTTACATTAACACAAATGCAAACACTTTATGAGGTTGTGTTGGGGACCAAATTTGACCGTCGCAATTTCAGAAAAAAGGTTACTCAAATGAAATATGTGATCCCCCTGGATGAAAAACAGAAGGGTGGGACTCATAAGTCTGCCCAGGTATTTATATTCAGCAGGGACGTCTACGAAAGAACAAAAAAGGAGAAGCTAGGCTTTACCATTTGA
- a CDS encoding Na+:solute symporter: MVLHLLDLIIIGIYLLATIAIGFILKKKAQKSKKSYLLGGNRLPWYMLGLSNASGMFDISGTMWLVTLGFVYGLKSIWIPWLWPIFNQIFLMVYLSIWLRRSNVTTGAEWIQTRFGTGRGAQFSHNIVVVYALISCLGFLAYGFIGLGKFIMIFIPWDFVCNVFGLNPGIISPEYIPHVYGFVFTLFATLYAVLGGMMSIVWTDLLQYIIMTLASLVIGIIAMNALADHTLLVPENWYSIWFGWNLHLDWSNIIPEVNQKIQDDGFSLFSIFMMMMLFKGFLVSAAGPAPNYDMQKILSTKSPKEGAKMSGFVSVILNPIRYFMITGFVVLALLYYDKLNLIVAGRIDFEQILPSAISEFAPVGLMGLLFAGMLAAFMSTFAGTLNAAQAYIVNDIFLKVRKDATNKQVRNTNYISGVLIMVMSIILGIYAKNVNSLLQWIVSALWGSYVASNVLKWYWWRFNGHGYFWGMVAGLIPALIFPLIFKTTLELYYFPILLLFSLTGCYAGTFLRPATDEAVLDSFYKSVRPWGFWKPVKERVINRDPSFQPNTNFKTDMFNIFIGIIWQTAMIAVPIFLVLCHWKDMGIALFIVITTSIILKYNWWDKLPND, from the coding sequence ATGGTCTTACACTTACTTGATCTCATTATCATAGGGATTTATCTGCTGGCAACTATTGCAATCGGGTTTATCCTTAAGAAAAAAGCCCAAAAAAGTAAAAAGTCTTACCTGCTGGGTGGCAACCGACTACCCTGGTATATGCTTGGATTATCTAATGCCTCCGGCATGTTCGATATTTCAGGCACCATGTGGCTGGTCACACTTGGCTTTGTTTATGGCCTCAAAAGCATCTGGATCCCATGGCTCTGGCCAATTTTTAATCAGATCTTCCTGATGGTTTACCTTTCAATTTGGCTCAGGAGGTCAAATGTGACAACTGGCGCAGAGTGGATTCAAACCCGTTTTGGAACTGGTAGAGGAGCTCAGTTTTCACATAATATCGTTGTAGTTTATGCACTGATCAGTTGCCTGGGTTTTCTTGCCTATGGATTTATTGGCCTGGGTAAGTTCATCATGATATTTATACCCTGGGATTTTGTTTGCAATGTTTTTGGCCTGAATCCTGGAATTATCTCCCCGGAATATATTCCCCATGTCTATGGATTTGTATTTACCCTGTTTGCCACATTATATGCTGTATTGGGTGGTATGATGAGCATCGTCTGGACAGATTTACTGCAATACATCATTATGACCTTGGCCTCCCTCGTTATTGGGATTATTGCAATGAATGCACTGGCCGATCATACCTTGCTTGTACCGGAAAACTGGTATTCAATCTGGTTTGGATGGAATCTCCACCTCGATTGGAGTAATATCATTCCAGAAGTAAATCAAAAGATACAGGATGACGGATTCTCGCTATTTTCCATTTTCATGATGATGATGCTGTTTAAAGGATTCCTGGTTAGTGCTGCCGGACCGGCTCCAAACTATGATATGCAGAAGATCCTGTCCACAAAGTCACCTAAGGAAGGCGCTAAAATGAGTGGGTTTGTATCAGTGATACTCAATCCTATCAGGTATTTTATGATAACCGGTTTTGTAGTACTTGCCTTATTGTATTATGACAAACTCAATCTGATTGTAGCAGGACGTATTGACTTTGAACAGATTTTACCATCGGCCATTAGTGAATTTGCTCCTGTGGGCCTGATGGGGCTCTTATTTGCCGGTATGCTTGCTGCATTTATGTCGACTTTTGCCGGAACTCTTAATGCGGCACAAGCCTACATCGTAAATGACATATTCCTGAAAGTAAGAAAAGACGCCACCAATAAACAGGTTCGGAACACAAATTATATATCGGGTGTTCTGATCATGGTGATGAGTATCATTCTTGGCATTTATGCCAAAAATGTAAATAGCTTGCTGCAATGGATTGTATCAGCTTTATGGGGAAGTTATGTGGCCTCCAATGTATTAAAGTGGTACTGGTGGCGATTCAACGGTCACGGCTATTTTTGGGGCATGGTGGCAGGATTGATCCCGGCATTGATCTTCCCGCTAATATTTAAAACAACTCTTGAATTGTATTATTTTCCGATACTGTTGCTTTTTTCATTAACAGGGTGCTATGCCGGAACTTTTTTAAGGCCTGCCACCGATGAAGCAGTTTTAGATTCTTTTTACAAATCGGTTCGCCCATGGGGATTCTGGAAACCGGTGAAAGAAAGGGTAATAAACAGAGATCCTTCGTTTCAACCAAACACGAACTTTAAAACCGATATGTTTAATATTTTTATCGGTATTATCTGGCAGACAGCCATGATAGCTGTACCTATCTTTCTTGTATTATGTCATTGGAAAGATATGGGGATTGCTTTATTTATTGTCATTACAACATCAATAATACTAAAATACAATTGGTGGGATAAATTACCAAATGATTAA
- a CDS encoding glycosyl transferase, with translation MKYGYFDDINKEYVITNPATPYPWINYLGNENFFSILSNTCGGYSFYKDARLRRITRYRYNNVPVDDGGKYFYIQDDGHIWSPGWKPVKNELDHYECRHGLGYSRITGRLNNLSAEVLFFVPLGFDGEIQKLTLKNLSDQIKEIKIHSFVEWAFWNAHDDMTNFQRNFSIGEVEVAGSEIFHKTEYRERRDHFSFYSVNHPIAGFDTDRDTFLGLYNGFDQPEKVLTGSSGNSIALGWSPIASHFLKIILGPGEARDLVFILGYVENEKNEKFTTPNEINKTKAREMIGRFETAEQVDRSLAELKQFWNKLLGNLQLASQDEKLNRMVNIWNQYQCMVTFYFSRSASYFESGIGRGMGFRDSNQDIIGIVHIVPELAKQRIIDLARSQMKDGSAYHQYQPLTKKGNLEIGSNFNDDPLWLILAVSAYIKETGDWSLLEVKVPFDDDHVEYSIFEHIKRSFYHVVNNLGPHGLPLIGRADWNDCLNLNCFSVEPGEPFQTTENKTGGQAESMMIAGMFVLYGHEFVRICELTGYKDQAEEARGHIDAMKITIDEYGWDGDWFIRAYDYFGKKVGSKENEEGQIFIEPQGFCVMAGIGLQDGRAQKAMDQVEKRLATPYGIVLLNPAYTKYYLNLGEISSYPPGYKENAGIFCHNNPWIIIAETMLNNNDKAFDYYKRIAPAYLEEISELHKTEPYVYGQMIAGKDSAKPGETKNSWLTGTAAWNLYAISQYILGIRPDYQGLIIDPKLPGYIEECEITRKFRGATYKIKLINNGGNRCKVFINNEELEGNLLPSPKKDFTYEVTVLMQ, from the coding sequence ATGAAATACGGATATTTCGACGATATAAACAAAGAGTATGTTATTACCAATCCCGCGACCCCATATCCATGGATAAACTACCTTGGAAATGAGAATTTTTTCAGCATCCTGTCTAATACGTGCGGAGGGTACAGTTTCTATAAAGATGCCAGGTTAAGAAGAATTACCCGTTACAGATATAATAATGTGCCTGTAGATGACGGAGGAAAATATTTCTATATTCAAGATGACGGCCACATTTGGTCGCCGGGATGGAAGCCTGTAAAAAATGAATTAGATCACTATGAATGCCGTCATGGACTAGGTTATTCAAGGATAACAGGAAGATTGAATAACCTTAGTGCCGAAGTCCTCTTCTTTGTACCGCTGGGATTTGATGGAGAGATACAAAAACTTACGCTTAAAAACCTTAGTGATCAAATTAAAGAGATCAAAATACACTCGTTTGTTGAATGGGCATTCTGGAATGCCCATGATGATATGACCAATTTCCAACGCAACTTTTCAATAGGTGAAGTAGAAGTAGCAGGTTCCGAAATTTTCCACAAAACCGAATATCGCGAACGCCGTGATCATTTTTCATTTTATTCGGTAAATCATCCGATTGCAGGATTCGACACCGACCGGGATACCTTCCTTGGACTATATAATGGATTTGATCAGCCTGAAAAAGTTTTAACGGGATCTTCCGGTAACTCAATAGCCCTTGGCTGGTCACCTATAGCCTCACATTTTTTGAAAATTATTTTAGGTCCTGGAGAGGCACGTGATCTTGTGTTTATTCTCGGTTATGTTGAAAATGAAAAGAATGAAAAGTTCACAACACCAAACGAGATCAACAAAACAAAGGCAAGAGAAATGATTGGGCGATTTGAAACTGCTGAACAAGTTGACCGGTCACTTGCTGAATTAAAGCAATTCTGGAATAAACTGCTGGGAAACTTACAGCTTGCAAGTCAGGATGAAAAATTGAACCGCATGGTGAATATCTGGAACCAATATCAATGTATGGTCACTTTTTATTTCTCGCGCAGTGCTTCTTATTTTGAATCGGGGATTGGCCGGGGAATGGGTTTTCGAGATTCGAACCAGGATATAATCGGCATAGTTCACATAGTACCTGAGCTTGCAAAACAACGTATCATCGACCTTGCGAGGTCGCAGATGAAAGACGGCAGTGCCTATCATCAATACCAACCCCTGACCAAAAAAGGAAACCTTGAAATAGGTAGTAATTTTAACGATGATCCCTTGTGGTTGATCCTGGCAGTTTCGGCCTACATCAAAGAGACAGGCGACTGGTCATTACTCGAAGTTAAGGTACCGTTTGATGACGATCATGTTGAGTATTCTATTTTTGAACACATCAAACGCTCCTTTTATCATGTCGTCAATAATCTCGGACCACATGGGCTTCCTCTCATTGGCCGGGCCGACTGGAATGATTGCCTGAATCTTAATTGTTTTTCTGTAGAACCCGGTGAGCCATTCCAGACAACAGAGAACAAAACTGGTGGACAAGCCGAATCGATGATGATAGCCGGTATGTTTGTCCTCTATGGTCATGAATTTGTCCGCATTTGTGAACTCACGGGATATAAGGATCAGGCTGAAGAGGCTCGCGGACATATTGATGCCATGAAAATTACCATTGATGAATACGGATGGGACGGTGATTGGTTTATTAGGGCATATGATTATTTTGGCAAAAAGGTTGGCAGTAAAGAGAACGAAGAAGGACAGATCTTCATTGAGCCCCAGGGCTTCTGTGTTATGGCCGGAATTGGCCTTCAGGATGGCAGAGCGCAAAAGGCGATGGACCAGGTTGAAAAAAGGTTGGCCACACCTTATGGAATTGTACTATTAAATCCCGCCTACACTAAGTATTACTTAAACCTTGGAGAGATATCCAGTTATCCTCCAGGTTATAAAGAGAATGCCGGTATTTTCTGTCATAATAATCCATGGATCATCATTGCTGAAACAATGCTAAACAATAATGACAAGGCATTCGATTATTATAAGCGAATTGCACCCGCATATTTGGAAGAGATCAGCGAATTGCACAAAACTGAACCTTACGTATATGGACAAATGATCGCGGGCAAGGATTCAGCCAAACCGGGCGAAACAAAAAATTCCTGGCTAACAGGAACCGCTGCCTGGAATTTATACGCCATTAGCCAATACATATTAGGCATCCGGCCCGATTACCAAGGCCTGATCATTGACCCAAAATTACCCGGATACATTGAAGAATGTGAAATCACCAGAAAGTTCAGGGGTGCCACATATAAAATTAAGTTGATCAATAATGGTGGGAACCGGTGCAAGGTATTTATTAATAATGAAGAGTTGGAAGGTAATCTGCTGCCCTCTCCTAAAAAAGATTTCACTTATGAAGTGACTGTTTTAATGCAATAA